The Triticum dicoccoides isolate Atlit2015 ecotype Zavitan chromosome 6A, WEW_v2.0, whole genome shotgun sequence genome has a window encoding:
- the LOC119319402 gene encoding uncharacterized protein LOC119319402 translates to MGNSRPGGAPPTTSGNVARSNAEAATEAPRLRPHGGPGAPGPGSPGRSTPLPGGRERGSTGANVMTPSCDRQQNRAVEEAPLGASSAVKKSSVPNSLSRGSDINSGSRMDAEEQVMGEQASNGDAGSSSKKRKKRMDARSYIKRFKTGVRVGASDIVVASPDRMGKENTASGHVADSNTAILCEGSRLIEKSKGHSSHAAFKVSNSPISGLHETSDTRVDQCSTPLSEVQPHKPTDVQNIAVESSLPAKARDPRTGLARQSFPSPSSLQSVPIPIPHEEIKSTVGDGEPITVPKENSASGHLKVTQSDGTDGNSNICAACGRGTPGTFRSCGGKGCKSRYHMSCLDQYLSLGNWFCTSCTKKRLQFGLHYIVDGIESVWDVKEAEGMQTSKQYFVKYKNLAHVHNRWIPEGDIKVMPGGPDLLSLFNKRNHTEKTIWKEEWTKPHRLLRKRLLVPPKLADDFFCADDFFCSTGVNYTYCTLEWLVKWRGLGYDHATWELETSSCLCTPEADELKKNYENRREAAKQSSVPQKTKVKQSSFQKLERLPDGCHPDFDNDHLCSINHLREYWHKSHGAVLVDEKEYVMKTVLFTMSVLPDISQPFLIVTTPGSLSLWEVQFNKLAPFINVVVYDGGKDELKLIRDLEFYESGSRSMLQVLLSHPDAILEDIEPIAHIGWEAVIVDCYEKSALQYLEQLKEIPTDFRMLLVSSQIKDNLPEHVKLLAFLNSGEQENGDRVDTAETLMMLEGNFKSHIAYERQADSLKILEHWVPAYISQLQLQIYCSILLSNSSVLQSQMKSDKALYDIIMSLSKCCDDPYLVDESLRPPVNNHDHTDPIVTRVQACGKLLLLQKMLEAIRNKRLRVIILFQSGVAGGSSVGDTLETVVRHKFGPESYERVEFRGSFSKKAVALNKFNDKTKGRFVFLIETSACLPSIELSSVDAIIIYNSDRNPLNDQNALEKIKIEAQLRHPSIFRLYTPFTMEEKWLVLAKQGMLIDKDITHSISHSLISWGASCLFSRLDELKHDNCASKSSERDNFMNKVISEFLGKLATNIVGSTKIACTSISEANMSGKFYSRNITLIGEKEEMRALDGDPSNFWSNLLDGKSPGWSYISEPPQSSHMIVQNLEERAKDPAEEANQSRRKRRKVGEITGPSSKSSPDNNHDDMLPENCSTSSPALQPLDDTQQKLGVEKRMSTPKNLHIQLKKELSKLITALQLPDDVRAMAEQLFEYFLKNHLVVTEPVSILHAIIISLCWHAASVLKYKINCGESIALAGKSLNCECNEELASFIYGRLRFPEEKNPNRAIETSINGQPVSVEDTQISWEETSTNLRNNHMLQSKEMDHGNLTSTGPQEVSSSAEHMIPEVQEPIQDTHGECHVSNDELPNMIVEKRTELVDNNHDNFTNGAPQVISSGAEQMISEVQEPVQEIHRECHLPNDERPNMTVEKRTELVDSNHDNFTNGAPQVVSSGADHMISEEQEPVQETHRECHLSKDNLPNMIVEKRMELIDNVFSLREKNILCKQQLEISGLDTYTQNNVIRLKEVCILVLKHIRRSHIDEVTRSDKIQLTVQWFTMLMCAFLDHMRLQHNKLEAVQSDRWLVERHLKKNLQQVAKSGQLDQDFDRHIALPDSNFVMEEFIHFKEQSGEYHIVESSVPDNQQPLDDGLLMEIALVRNEVLSGAISTQAMENEPVATSVNSGEGPASEAVDFPGNCILSSDGMGVQRAGCSSSTIPANDDSVGQESSIGDCRNTGHVEAENIANPGMLLEGADSLVRGFNANTDDTVDTDQVHLESPVSPATLPVSTEFETQTCQSSMHVEQSPEAQQSTSMKDQPAEKRACIVGPEAAMQDQSAEAERAGTLGAISAQVLPSEMQSSSTSTRGVPFVSGLQSSSVHQSVVPSLEPHAGVELPGTVTPHAIQPPASMPAEQSTSLPAQQSLATLRHPPAEAEPAGILATEAACDLQPEVQLSTSMQDQPADSLVRGFNANNDDTVDTDQVHLASPVSPATLPVSTEFETQTCQSSMHVEQSPEVQQSTSMQDRPAEKRACIAGPEAAMQDQPAEAERAGTLGAISAQVLPLEMQSSSTSMRGVPFVSGLQSPSAHQSVVPSLDPHAGVELSGTVTPHAIQPPASMPVEQSTSLPAQQSLATLRHPPAEAEPAGILATEAACDLQPEARLSTSMQDQPAEEGACILGATATRGSQPEVQPSTSLDSHGRGESTDTLGVVTAPDMQSEIQPSALMQDQPVAAEGACVLGTTVAQDLQPELQTATTVQHDPLERTRSEERRQPGFEPNTAASPEHDLQSEIQPSASMRDRPAGAEGAGMVGSTAAQDLQPEQQLSTTVQHIPTGPEQPTQLPPVTPLVFNNPIISDEPLRNELEKIIHWSTLLDKGHEDKRSQLQAERNQEIEKINRKYDSLLKQEDSTHRLKRTQLNGIYQKVYVSKSLAENFQRQFTPSVASHGRLMNPVMEQLPESSSSAARIAASPSVIPSPSPGVAAHSSAEPSVRPPPVALPSSSRTVQSQSAMPGNLSGAISSSAMPGNLSGATSSSAMPGNLSGATSSSAMPGNLSGAISPPFVPAPSLHASHGPAGPQLRPVQPQSVPPSILYRTMPPAIPTPRPQGSYGPAGAAAQQLRAPSPHLQHLRMRPPYVISTDHHQQQQLPTIIGVPAGGQFATESLRPTFPFPQPGAVLASMTPAGSAHQPVLPSASGSSPATPSYLLPPGRHLDPVWTPNPALTFAQVQQQASYLNMALGGSSSSTSAGPAAPGSQQHAGGAQLPVVLNHPGLEPNSNPYMPARFGVEPDSVGPSNAAGPSAEVVCLSDDES, encoded by the exons ATGGGGAACAGCCGGCCCGGAGGGGCGCCTCCGACAACCAGTGGGAACGTGGCGAGGAGCAACGCGGAGGCCGCGACGGAAGCTCCCCGCTTGCGGCCACACGGAGGGCCAGGCGCGCCGGGTCCGGGGAGCCCAGGTCGGAGCACACCCCTTCCTGGTGGTCGGGAGAGGGGTTCCACGGGGGCAaatgtgatgacaccgtcttgtgaCAGGCAGCAGAACAGAGCGGTGGAGGAAGCGCCGCTCGGAGCGTCGAGCGCGGTTAAGAAGAGCAGTGTGCCCAATTCTCTGTCAAGGGGTTCAGACATAAACTCTGGCTCTAGGATGGATGCAGAGGAGCAAGTGATGGGTGAGCAAGCGAGCAACGGGGACGCTGGCTCTTCCTCGAAGAAGCGGAAAAAAAGAATGGATGCAAGAAGCTACATCAAGAGATTCAAGACTGGCGTAAGAGTGGGTGCCTCAG atatagtTGTTGCTTCCCCTGACAGGATGGGCAAGGAGAATACTGCAAGTGGGCATGTGGCAGACAGCAACACTGCTATCCTGTGTGAAGGTAGCAGGTTGATTGAAAAAAGCAAGGGACATTCAAGCCATGCTGCCTTCAAAGTTTCTAACAGTCCTATTTCTGGTTTACATGAAACTTCAGACACAAGAGTTGACCAATGTTCTACACCATTGTCAGAG GTACAGCCACATAAACCTACCGACGTGCAAAATATAGCGGTTGAAAGCAGTCTTCCAGCAAAGGCTAGAGATCCACGCACTGGCCTTGCAAG GCAAAGCTTTCCATCACCATCATCATTGCAAAGTGTACCAATACCTATTCCTCATGAAGAG ATTAAGAGCACAGTTGGAGATGGTGAACCTATTACTGTTCCAAAAGAAAATTCAGCTTCAGGACATCTCAAGGTGACCCAATCTGATGGAACAGATGGTAACTCCAACATATGTGCTGCTTGTGGTCGTGGAACCCCAGGAACTTTTAG GTCTTGTGGTGGAAAAGGTTGCAAAAGTAGGTACCATATGTCTTGTCTGGATCAATATTTGTCCCTTGGGAATTGGTTCTGTACCAGCTGTACAAAAAAGAGGTTGCAGTTTGGCTTACATTATATTGTTGATGGGATAGAGTCTGTGTGGGATGTCAAGGAGGCTGAGG GAATGCAAACTAGCAAGCAGTATTTTGTCAAGTATAAAAATCTGGCACATGTCCATAACCGTTGGATTCCAGAAGGTGATATTAAGGTCATGCCTGGAGGTCCTGATCTTCTTTCCTTGTTTAACAAGAGGAATCATACTGAAAAG ACAATTTGGAAGGAGGAATGGACTAAGCCACATCGCCTGTTGAGGAAGAGGCTACTTGTGCCCCCCAAATTGGCTGATGATTTCTTCTGCGCTGATGATTTCTTTTGCTCAACTGGTGTCAATTATACATATTGTACTCTTGAATGGTTAGTGAAATGGAGGGGTCTTGGCTATGATCATGCAACATGGGAACTAGAGACTTCATCCTGTTTATGTACGCCGGAAGCTGACGAACTTAAAAAGAACTACGAGAACCGCCGTGAAGCTGCAAAACAATCATCTGTTCCCCAAAAAACAAAG GTTAAGCAAAGCTCATTCCAGAAACTTGAGAGATTGCCAGATGGGTGCCATCCTGATTTTGACAATGATCACTTGTGTTCAATCAATCACCTTCGAGAGTACTGGCACAAATCTCATGGTGCTGTTCTTGTCGATGAGAAG gagtatGTAATGAAGACCGTGTTATTCACAATGTCTGTATTACCTGACATCAGCCAACCTTTTCTAATTGTCACAACCCCTGGTTCTCTGTCCTTATGGGAGGTTCAGTTCAATAAGTTGGCACCATTTATCAATGTTGTTGTGTATGACGGGGGGAAAGATGAGCTGAAATTAATTCGAGATTTGGAATTCTATGAGAGTGGAAGCCGCAGTATGTTACAGGTTCTCTTATCCCATCCTGATGCTATCCTAGAG GATATTGAACCTATAGCACACATTGGTTGGGAAGCAGTCATAGTTGATTGTTATGAAAAGTCAGCTCTACAATATCTCGAACAACTGAAGGAAATTCCCACTGACTTCAGAATGTTGCTTGTGAGCTCCCAAATTAAG GATAATCTTCCCGAGCACGTGAAACTTCTAGCATTCCTTAATTCTGGAGAGCAAGAAAATGGCGATCGCGTTGATACTGCTGAGACCCTTATGATGCTGGAAGGAAACTTCAAAAGTCATATTGCATATGAGCGTCAAGCAGATTCTTTAAAAATATTGGAGCACTGGGTTCCTGCTTACATTTCACAACTGCAGCTGCAGATATATTGTTCCATACTGCTTTCAAACTCATCTGTCCTCCAGTCGCAGATGAAAAGTGATAAAGCTCTTTATGACATTATTATGTCTCTCTCAAAG TGCTGTGATGACCCTTACCTTGTTGATGAATCCCTGCGACCTCCTGTCAACAATCATGATCACACTGATCCTATAGTTACGAGAGTGCAAGCATGTGGCAAGCTACTGCTTCTTCAAAAAATGCTTGAAGCAATAAGGAACAAGAGGCTAAGAGTTATTATTCTTTTTCAA TCTGGTGTAGCAGGTGGAAGCTCAGTGGGTGATACATTGGAAACTGTTGTGCGTCACAAATTTGGCCCGGAGTCATATGAACGTGTTGAATTTCGTGGATCATTCTCAAAGAAAGCAGTGGCACTTAATAAGTTCAATGACAAGACTAAGGGGAGATTTGTTTTTCtgattgaaacaagtgcatgcctcCCAAGTATTGAGCTGTCATCTGTCGATGCCATTATTATATATAATAGTGACCGGAACCCACTAAATGATCAAAATGCTCTTGAAAAAATCAAAATAGAGGCACAACTTAGGCATCCAAGTATTTTTCGCTTATACACTCCTTTCACAATGGAGGAGAAGTGGCTTGTGCTTGCAAAACAGGGGATGCTAATTGATAAGGATATAACACACAGCATAAGCCATTCCTTGATTAGTTGGGGTGCATCATGTCTCTTCTCTAGACTTGATGAGCTTAAGCATGACAACTGTGCAAGTAAAAGCTCTGAAAGAGACAACTTTATGAATAAAGTAATTTCAGAGTTCTTGGGAAAATTAGCCACAAATATTGTAGGCAGCACCAAAATTGCCTGCACATCCATATCGGAAGCCAATATGAGCGGGAAATTTTACTCAAGAAACATTACTCTAATTGGTGAAAAAGAGGAAATGCGTGCATTGGatggagatccatctaatttctggTCAAATTTACTGGATGGAAAATCCCCTGGTTGGAGCTATATATCTGAGCCACCACAATCAAGCCATATGATCGTACAGAACTTGGAAGAACGAGCCAAGGATCCTGCTGAAGAAGCCAATCAAAGCAGAAGGAAGCGTAGAAAGGTTGGCGAAATCACAGGTCCATCTTCAAAAAGTTCACCTGACAACAATCATGATGATATGTTGCCTGAAAACTGTTCTACATCGAGTCCTGCTCTTCAACCGCTTGATGACACACAACAAAAATTAg GGGTTGAAAAGCGAATGAGCACACCCAAGAATCTTCACATCCAACTTAAGAAAGAGCTATCAAAATTAATTACGGCCCTACAATTGCCG GATGATGTAAGAGCTATGGCTGAACAGTTGTTTGAGTATTTTTTGAAGAATCATCTTGTTGTTACAGAGCCAGTGAGCATACTGCACGCAATCATCATATCCTTG TGTTGGCATGCTGCTTCTGTTCTTAAGTATAAGATAAATTGTGGAGAGTCGATTGCCCTTGCTGGAAAAAGCTTGAACTGTGAGTGCAATGAAGAGCTTGCATCATTCATCTATGGAAGATTAAGGTTCCCAGAGGAAAAAAATCCAAATAGAGCAATTGAAACTAGCATCAATGGTCAACCAGTGTCAGTAGAGGACACCCAAATCTCATGGGAGGAGACCTCTACCAACTTGAGAAACAACCACATGCTCCAAAGTAAGGAAATGGATCATGGTAATTTGACGAGTACTGGACCACAAGAGGTTTCATCTAGTGCTGAGCATATGATCCCAGAGGTGCAGGAACCTATCCAGGACACTCATGGAGAATGTCATGTGTCAAATGATGAGCTTCCTAACATGATTGTGGAGAAAAGAACAGAGTTAGTTGACAACAATCATGACAATTTCACAAATGGTGCACCACAAGTGATCTCATCTGGTGCTGAGCAGATGATCTCAGAAGTGCAGGAACCTGTACAAGAAATTCACAGAGAATGTCATTTGCCAAATGATGAGCGTCCTAACATGACTGTGGAGAAAAGAACAGAGTTAGTTGACAGCAATCATGACAATTTCACAAATGGTGCACCACAAGTGGTCTCATCTGGTGCTGATCACATGATCTCAGAGGAGCAGGAACCTGTTCAAGAAACTCACAGAGAATGTCATTTGTCAAAGGATAACCTTCCTAACATGATCGTGGAGAAAAGAATGGAGTTAATTGACAATGTTTTCTCCTTGAGAGAAAAGAATATCCTTTGTAAACAACAGCTTGAGATCTCAGGTTTAGACACATACACACAGAACAACGTTATCAGACTGAAAGAAGTGTGCATTTTAGTTCTGAAGCATATTCGTAGAAGTCACATTGATGAAGTGACCAGGAGTGACAAAATACAGCTAACTGTTCAGTGGTTCACTATGCTTATGTGTGCATTTTTGGACCACATGAGGCTCCAGCATAACAAACTCGAGGCAGTGCAATCTGATAGGTGGCTCGTAGAGcgacatctgaagaagaatctccaGCAGGTAGCAAAATCAGGCCAATTAGATCAAGACTTTGATCGGCATATTGCTCTACCAGATTCAAACTTTGTTATGGAAGAATTCATCCATTTTAAGGAGCAGAGTGGTGAGTATCATATTGTTGAAAGTTCTGTGCCAGATAACCAGCAGCCATTAGATGATGGATTGTTAATGGAAATTGCATTAGTACGAAATGAAGTTCTGTCAGGGGCCATATCTACACAGGCAATGGAAAATGAGCCAGTTGCAACTTCCGTGAACTCAGGTGAAGGACCAGCATCAGAAGCTGTTGATTTTCCAGGAAACTGCATCCTTAGTTCTGATGGCATGGGTGTACAAAGAGCTGGTTGTTCATCAAGTACTATTCCTGCAAATGATGATTCAGTTGGTCAG GAATCTTCAATTGGTGACTGTAGAAATACTGGACATGTTGAGGCAGAAAATATTGCTAATCCAGGTATGTTGCTGGAAGGAGCAGATTCTCTTGTTAGGGGATTTAATGCAAACACCGATGACACTGTTGATACAGATCAAGTCCACTTGGAGTCACCAGTTAGTCCAGCTACCTTACCAGTGTCTACTGAATTTGAAACTCAGACTTGCCAATCAAGTATGCATGTGGAACAAAGT CCTGAAGCGCAACAGTCAACCTCAATGAAAGATCAACCTGCAGAAAAACGAGCATGTATTGTGGGTCCTGAGGCAGCAATGCAGGATCAGTCAGCAGAGGCTGAGCGAGCAGGTACCTTGGGTGCCATATCAGCTCAGGTTTTGCCGTCTGAAATGCAATCATCATCAACCTCAACGCGGGGCGTTCCTTTTGTGTCTGGTCTGCAAAGTTCGTCTGTCCATCAAAGTGTAGTACCTTCACTGGAACCACATGCAGGAGTAGAGTTACCGGGCACGGTGACACCTCATGCTATACAACCACCAGCCTCAATGCCTGCGGAACAGAGTACGAGTCTGCCTGCCCAACAAAGCTTAGCAACATTGCGTCATCCACCAGCAGAAGCAGAACCAGCAGGTATTCTGGCCACAGAGGCAGCTTGTGATTTGCAGCCTGAAGTCCAACTGTCAACCTCAATGCAGGATCAACCTGCAGATTCTCTTGTTAGGGGATTTAATGCAAACAACGATGACACTGTTGATACAGATCAAGTCCACTTGGCGTCACCAGTTAGCCCAGCTACCCTACCAGTGTCTACTGAATTTGAAACTCAGACTTGCCAATCAAGTATGCATGTGGAACAAAGT CCTGAAGTGCAACAGTCAACCTCAAtgcaagatcgacctgcagaaaaacgAGCATGTATCGCGGGTCCCGAGGCAGCAATGCAGGATCAGCCAGCAGAGGCAGAGCGAGCAGGTACCTTGGGTGCCATATCAGCTCAGGTTTTGCCGCTTGAAATGCAATCATCATCAACCTCAATGCGGGGCGTTCCCTTTGTGTCTGGTCTGCAGAGTCCGTCTGCCCATCAAAGTGTAGTACCTTCACTGGATCCACATGCAGGAGTAGAGTTATCCGGCACTGTGACACCTCATGCTATACAACCACCAGCCTCAATGCCTGTGGAACAGAGTACCAGTCTGCCTGCCCAACAAAGCTTAGCAACATTGCGTCATCCACCAGCAGAAGCAGAACCAGCAGGTATTCTGGCCACAGAGGCAGCTTGCGATTTGCAGCCTGAAGCCCGACTGTCAACCTCAATGCAGGATCAACCTGCAGAAGAAGGAGCATGTATCTTGGGCGCCACTGCTACTCGAGGTTCGCAGCCTGAAGTGCAACCATCAACCTCATTGGATTCACATGGCAGAGGAGAATCAACAGATACGTTGGGTGTGGTGACAGCTCCTGATATGCAATCGGAAATACAACCATCAGCCTTGATGCAGGATCAACCTGTGGCAGCAGAAGGAGCATGTGTTCTAGGCACGACAGTAGCCCAGGATTTGCAGCCTGAACTGCAAACAGCAACCACAGTTCAGCATGATCCACTTGAAAGAACACGTTCTGAAGAAAGGAGACAGCCTGGTTTTGAACCAAACACAGCAGCCAGTCCTGAGCATGATCTGCAGTCTGAAATACAGCCATCAGCCTCAATGCGTGATCGACCTGCAGGAGCAGAAGGAGCAGGTATGGTAGGCAGTACGGCAGCCCAGGATTTGCAGCCTGAACAGCAATTATCAACCACAGTTCAGCATATCCCTACCGGTCCTGAGCAGCCTACCCAACTCCCTCCAGTCACGCCATTAGTGTTTAATAATCCAATCATTAGTGATGAACCGCTGAGAAATGAGTTGGAGAAAATAATTCATTGGAGCACTTTGCTTGATAAAGGTCATGAAGATAag AGATCACAGCTTCAGGCAGAGCGCAACCAAGAAATAGAGAAGATAAACAGGAAGTATGACTCGTTACTTAAACAAGAAGATTCCACTCATCGTCTGAAGCGGACTCAGTTGAATGGTATCTACCAGAAAGTTTACGTGAGCAAATCACTAGCTGAGAATTTCCAACGCCAGTTCACACCATCAGTTGCATCTCATG GGAGATTGATGAACCCTGTAATGGAGCAGCTACCCGAGTCTTCTTCTTCAGCGGCTCGGATCGCAGCATCGCCGTCGGTTATCCCATCACCATCCCCCGGAGTGGCAGCGCACAGTTCAGCAGAACCCTCCGTCCGCCCTCCGCCGGTGGCTCTACCATCCTCATCACGGACCGTCCAGTCACAGTCAGCCATGCCTGGCAATCTCTCTGGAGCAATATCATCGTCAGCCATGCCTGGCAATCTCTCTGGAGCAACATCATCGTCAGCCATGCCTGGCAATCTCTCTGGAGCAACATCATCGTCAGCCATGCCTGGCAATCTCTCTGGAGCAATATCACCGCCTTTTGTTCCAGCGCCTTCGCTACATGCAAGCCACGGACCTGCTGGACCACAGCTGCGCCCTGTCCAGCCACAATCAGTTCCACCCAGCATTCTGTACAGAACAATGCCACCTGCTATTCCGACACCTCGGCCACAGGGCAGCTACGGGCCCGCTGGAGCAGCAGCACAGCAGCTGCGTGCGCCCTCTCCTCATCTGCAGCACCTCAGGATGCGCCCGCCATATGTCATCTCCACAgaccaccaccagcagcagcagcttcCTACCATCATAGGGGTTCCAGCGGGTGGGCAGTTTGCCACGGAGAGCCTAAGGCCGACGTTTCCGTTTCCGCAGCCAGGCGCCGTGCTAGCCTCCATGACTCCAGCAGGCTCGGCTCACCAGCCAGTGCTGCCGTCAGCGTCAGGCTCAAGCCCGGCTACCCCGTCATACCTTTTGCCACCTGGCCGGCATCTAGACCCCGTCTGGACGCCGAACCCCGCTCTCACGTTTGCCCAGGTCCAGCAGCAGGCATCGTATCTGAACATGGCCttgggcggcagcagcagcagcacctcaGCAGGTCCGGCGGCGCCAGGAAGCCAGCAGCACGCCGGCGGCGCTCAGCTACCTGTCGTCCTCAACCATCCAGGCCTGGAACCGAACAGCAACCCGTACATGCCGGCCAGGTTCGGCGTGGAGCCTGACAGCGTCGGCCCCAGCAACGCAGCAGGGCCCAGCGCGGAGGTGGTGTGCCTGTCCGACGACGAATCCTAG